The Acidianus manzaensis genome has a window encoding:
- a CDS encoding radical SAM/SPASM domain-containing protein → MKLSKFNVFLYDYNIIFNTLTGYAIKVSKEEMEKLANGEVPENLKEIIEEGFADQEFDPDKLIMKKEYLEPTLVLTYDCNFDCPYCFQKAFKNKLRVTDSVIKGFINYIDKHVNNRKIRVTYFGGEPLLELDKIKTISKELLSRYGDKYSFSIVTNTSLLFPRILDELNSLGLRYVQVTLDGPKEIHDKRRYFIGGKGSYNIIIDNLKYAQDHTNVVLRINIDFTNANYIKDLLTDLKEKKITKIRLDPHLVHDNVFNDKYWNRIMPKENEGKILTEFWETAKDLGFEIPQEVFRLGVCVAHIDEDIVVDPIGNIYPCWAFTGNPLYIKGKLKEDGTIEYLNSKLSSVVAKNIWKGKCEDCPYLPMCLGGCRFFSVLDGNGFDGISCKKSNYEEIVKLIKYFV, encoded by the coding sequence ATGAAACTATCTAAATTCAACGTTTTTCTTTACGATTATAATATTATTTTTAATACATTAACAGGTTATGCTATAAAAGTATCTAAAGAAGAAATGGAAAAGTTAGCTAATGGAGAAGTACCTGAAAACCTAAAAGAAATTATAGAAGAAGGTTTTGCAGATCAAGAATTTGATCCAGACAAACTAATTATGAAAAAAGAGTATCTAGAACCTACCCTAGTTTTAACATATGATTGTAACTTTGATTGCCCTTATTGTTTTCAAAAAGCATTTAAAAATAAATTAAGAGTAACGGATTCAGTAATTAAAGGATTTATAAATTATATAGATAAACATGTAAATAATAGAAAAATAAGAGTAACTTATTTTGGAGGAGAGCCATTACTCGAACTGGATAAAATCAAAACAATATCAAAAGAATTGTTATCTAGGTACGGAGATAAATACTCCTTTAGCATAGTCACTAATACTTCCCTATTATTCCCTAGAATATTAGACGAATTGAATTCTCTAGGATTAAGATATGTTCAAGTAACTTTAGATGGGCCAAAAGAAATTCATGACAAAAGACGATATTTTATAGGTGGAAAAGGTTCATATAATATTATTATAGATAATTTGAAGTATGCTCAAGATCATACTAATGTAGTATTAAGAATAAATATTGATTTTACTAACGCCAATTACATTAAAGATTTGCTTACAGATTTAAAAGAAAAGAAAATAACAAAAATAAGATTAGATCCTCATTTAGTGCACGATAACGTATTCAATGATAAGTATTGGAATAGAATAATGCCTAAAGAAAATGAAGGAAAAATACTGACAGAATTTTGGGAAACAGCTAAAGATCTTGGATTCGAGATACCTCAAGAAGTTTTTAGATTAGGAGTATGTGTTGCTCATATAGATGAAGATATAGTAGTAGATCCAATAGGAAATATATATCCATGCTGGGCTTTTACTGGAAATCCCCTTTATATAAAAGGCAAGCTAAAAGAAGATGGTACTATAGAATATCTTAATAGTAAATTATCATCTGTTGTAGCAAAAAATATATGGAAAGGGAAATGTGAAGATTGCCCATATTTACCAATGTGCTTAGGAGGATGCAGATTCTTTTCTGTATTGGATGGAAATGGATTTGACGGAATAAGTTGTAAGAAATCCAATTATGAAGAAATAGTAAAACTAATAAAATATTTCGTATAA
- a CDS encoding DEAD/DEAH box helicase, with protein MFKNLSEDLIKALNDANYVNPTKVQERAIPLLLQGKSVLAQAKTGSGKTAAYLIPAIERKEHTLVLVPTRELAYQVKDEAKKLSKYSNVSIGVIIGGVSYSGQEKEGKSDIVIGTPGRILDLWGKGDLDLSDFSFAVVDEVDRMFDMGFIDDIKMILSHCNPNFYGFFSATVPEEIENLAREFSPNIDFLQLDEYKPVEIDHLFVEVKGWRDKIEKLKNKVNDSNKSIIFVNTKKKAEELYDQISDYYDVSLLHGDLSQKERLRNLTSFRKGRTNILVSTDLASRGIDVIDVDEVINFDVPRDVETYIHRVGRTGRMGRKGIAVTFYTRREILMINKIKELISKKIEIS; from the coding sequence ATGTTTAAAAACTTAAGCGAAGATTTGATTAAGGCGTTGAATGACGCAAATTACGTTAATCCTACTAAAGTCCAAGAAAGGGCAATTCCTTTGCTTTTACAAGGTAAAAGCGTATTAGCTCAAGCAAAAACAGGATCAGGAAAAACAGCAGCGTATTTGATACCAGCAATAGAAAGGAAAGAACATACTTTAGTTTTAGTTCCAACTAGAGAATTAGCATATCAAGTAAAAGATGAAGCTAAAAAATTAAGCAAATATTCTAATGTTTCTATTGGCGTGATAATAGGTGGAGTTTCATATTCTGGTCAAGAAAAAGAGGGTAAAAGCGATATAGTTATAGGGACTCCTGGAAGAATACTTGATTTATGGGGGAAAGGAGATTTAGATTTATCAGATTTTAGTTTTGCGGTGGTCGATGAAGTAGATAGAATGTTTGATATGGGATTCATCGATGATATTAAAATGATATTAAGCCATTGTAATCCTAATTTTTACGGTTTCTTTTCAGCTACAGTACCAGAAGAAATAGAAAATTTAGCCAGAGAATTTAGCCCAAATATAGATTTTCTACAATTAGATGAATATAAACCAGTGGAAATTGATCACTTATTTGTAGAAGTAAAAGGTTGGAGAGATAAAATTGAAAAACTAAAAAACAAAGTTAATGACTCTAATAAATCAATAATATTTGTAAATACTAAGAAAAAAGCAGAGGAATTATATGATCAAATTTCTGATTATTACGATGTATCACTTTTACACGGAGATTTATCACAAAAAGAGAGATTAAGGAATTTAACTTCATTTAGGAAAGGAAGAACAAATATTCTAGTATCAACAGACTTAGCATCTAGAGGAATAGATGTGATAGATGTAGATGAAGTTATAAATTTTGATGTACCGAGAGATGTAGAAACCTATATTCATAGAGTAGGTAGAACAGGAAGAATGGGAAGAAAAGGTATTGCAGTAACATTTTACACTAGAAGAGAAATATTAATGATAAATAAAATTAAAGAATTAATAAGTAAAAAGATAGAGATATCCTAG
- a CDS encoding ATP-binding protein, translating to MRCTKCNNPAIIKIGYANLYLCNKHFIEWFENRIEKTIDKYHMLDGTKKLAIAVSGGKDSTTLLHVMNNIALKKGIDLVGITIDLGIDMGKKYSSNSVDFAVKNYEMLGIKYKIIKIKEEYGFTIDEARFKIRRPVCSTCGLTKRYVLEKAAKEEGADTLATGHNLNDISQYVLTGYYNGDILSLARLSPVSPAENGYIKKIKPLFLSSEKETMTYAIVKQIPFLYQSCPHTFRVGGETQDKIRRSIEEMEDKIPGFMVSLVQNFEDKFRPLMADIPKLTLGKCKICGMPTNNNRDICSFCATRLKLTVKAHENPT from the coding sequence ATGAGATGTACAAAGTGCAATAATCCTGCAATAATTAAGATAGGATATGCTAATTTGTATCTATGTAATAAACACTTTATTGAATGGTTTGAAAATAGAATTGAAAAGACTATTGATAAATATCATATGTTAGATGGAACTAAAAAGTTAGCCATAGCTGTTTCCGGAGGAAAAGATAGTACTACTTTACTTCATGTAATGAATAATATTGCTTTAAAAAAAGGTATAGATTTAGTAGGAATTACTATTGATCTAGGTATAGACATGGGTAAAAAATATTCATCAAATAGTGTAGATTTTGCAGTAAAAAATTACGAGATGTTAGGAATAAAATACAAAATAATTAAAATAAAAGAGGAATATGGATTTACTATTGATGAAGCTAGATTCAAAATAAGAAGACCAGTATGTAGCACTTGTGGATTAACAAAAAGATACGTATTAGAAAAAGCAGCAAAAGAAGAAGGTGCTGATACTTTAGCTACCGGACACAACTTAAATGATATCTCTCAATATGTACTTACGGGCTATTATAATGGAGATATTTTAAGTTTAGCCAGATTATCTCCTGTTTCGCCTGCTGAAAATGGTTATATTAAAAAAATAAAGCCATTATTCTTATCTTCGGAAAAAGAAACAATGACATATGCTATTGTAAAACAAATTCCATTTCTATATCAATCTTGCCCTCATACTTTTAGAGTAGGTGGAGAAACTCAAGACAAAATAAGGAGATCCATTGAAGAAATGGAAGATAAAATTCCTGGATTTATGGTATCTTTAGTACAAAATTTCGAGGACAAATTTAGACCTTTAATGGCAGACATACCAAAATTAACACTAGGAAAATGTAAAATATGCGGAATGCCTACAAACAATAATAGAGATATATGCTCTTTTTGTGCAACTAGATTAAAATTGACGGTGAAGGCACATGAAAATCCAACTTAG
- a CDS encoding DUF2207 domain-containing protein, translated as MSSREEEKQEETDSKRWSKFTWGVVIGPLLFFFILSIMLADYLTNFGPWRAVAPVIVGFAIFFFIVGVFLRSKFGRLAI; from the coding sequence ATGTCTTCTAGAGAAGAAGAGAAACAAGAAGAAACTGATAGTAAAAGATGGAGTAAATTTACGTGGGGAGTCGTTATAGGACCTTTATTATTCTTCTTTATATTATCAATAATGTTAGCGGATTATCTAACTAATTTTGGACCCTGGAGAGCAGTAGCTCCAGTAATAGTAGGTTTTGCTATATTCTTCTTTATAGTAGGAGTATTTCTAAGAAGTAAATTTGGAAGACTAGCGATTTAA
- the tsaA gene encoding tRNA (N6-threonylcarbamoyladenosine(37)-N6)-methyltransferase TrmO, translating into MNFIPIGYVRRGEGCSLDEEVEIYVNKEFEDGLKGIECFSHLIVIYYLHQAKFNGLIKNRHGLEVGVFATRSPNRPNPIGISVVELIKRNGNILKVKRINAYNQTPVLDIKPYDAWDSVCNPKVPSWHNAH; encoded by the coding sequence TTGAACTTTATTCCTATTGGGTATGTTAGAAGAGGCGAAGGATGTAGCCTAGACGAAGAAGTAGAAATTTATGTAAATAAAGAATTTGAAGATGGATTAAAAGGAATAGAATGTTTTTCTCATTTGATAGTAATATATTATTTGCATCAAGCTAAATTTAATGGATTAATTAAGAATAGGCATGGCTTAGAGGTAGGAGTTTTTGCTACAAGGTCACCTAACAGACCAAACCCAATTGGTATTTCTGTAGTTGAATTAATTAAAAGAAACGGAAATATTCTCAAAGTGAAGAGAATAAATGCTTACAATCAAACTCCAGTACTAGATATAAAACCCTACGATGCATGGGATTCGGTATGTAATCCAAAAGTTCCTAGTTGGCATAATGCGCATTAA
- a CDS encoding metallopeptidase TldD-related protein: MQTYEVKENIINSTSNGVFNEYYEIKTVRYFKNGNWYINKKIDKEDKIEKNYDVCESFIHPSINEWNNAIDILSQIQDANIKVKKVSRKISFEDSISCVEEKIMNYIEYENEKFAFIGNLSDIKSAVGLLNELSSVQKISGIERVWPIDRTYVILDPEATANLFHQLMNFIKGDNPKLKLGERIFSEDISIFDNPRNPYLIGSQVFDDEGVKTRKKQVISDGTVTEYLGTLTSKYGNPGNARGILPHPDYFNLEVKPGDWNFKELLDDTKFGLLVLGSTRSEIIKNSIRRFPKNALLLNSGRIFVREIAITLQDLITIDAISKDMKSAYIDELHGAITPFIRLKAKPIIY, translated from the coding sequence ATGCAAACTTACGAAGTTAAAGAGAATATAATTAATTCTACATCTAATGGTGTATTTAACGAGTACTATGAGATAAAAACTGTCAGATACTTTAAAAATGGAAATTGGTATATAAATAAAAAAATAGATAAAGAAGATAAAATAGAGAAAAATTATGATGTTTGCGAATCGTTTATTCATCCATCAATAAACGAGTGGAATAATGCTATTGACATATTATCTCAGATTCAAGATGCTAATATAAAAGTAAAAAAGGTAAGCAGAAAAATTTCATTCGAAGATTCTATATCTTGTGTAGAAGAAAAAATAATGAATTATATCGAATACGAAAATGAAAAATTCGCATTTATAGGAAATTTATCTGATATAAAAAGTGCAGTTGGATTATTAAATGAGTTATCGAGTGTACAAAAAATAAGTGGTATAGAGAGAGTATGGCCTATAGATAGGACTTATGTAATTTTAGATCCAGAAGCCACTGCTAATTTGTTTCATCAACTAATGAATTTTATTAAAGGAGATAATCCCAAATTAAAACTAGGAGAAAGAATATTTTCAGAAGATATTTCAATTTTTGATAATCCACGAAATCCATATCTAATAGGATCTCAAGTTTTTGACGATGAAGGTGTAAAAACTAGAAAAAAACAAGTAATCTCAGATGGAACAGTAACAGAGTATCTTGGTACTCTTACGTCCAAATACGGTAATCCAGGTAATGCAAGAGGTATATTACCTCATCCAGATTATTTCAATTTAGAAGTTAAACCAGGAGACTGGAATTTTAAGGAATTATTAGATGATACAAAATTTGGTCTTTTAGTATTAGGCTCAACAAGAAGCGAAATAATAAAAAATAGTATAAGAAGATTTCCTAAAAATGCGTTATTACTAAATAGTGGAAGAATATTTGTAAGAGAAATCGCAATAACGTTACAAGACTTAATTACTATAGATGCAATATCTAAAGACATGAAAAGTGCTTACATAGATGAATTGCATGGAGCAATAACTCCATTTATTAGACTAAAAGCAAAACCTATAATTTATTAA
- the priX gene encoding DNA primase noncatalytic subunit PriX — MKIQLRYPDDTPAGYVIYENGLSKVYDEKGNEIFEVNGVFPPLPSKVNYSWIEKVLENGINDGRKRFILYVASRYLVNVKGLSEDEALERLKEFYYKNGSGKIYDAWIRSVIKGVKSKGLRPPSLKKLQEKDRELYEEVSKILS; from the coding sequence ATGAAAATCCAACTTAGATATCCGGACGATACTCCTGCAGGTTATGTAATTTATGAAAACGGCTTATCAAAAGTTTATGATGAAAAGGGAAATGAAATTTTTGAAGTGAATGGCGTATTTCCTCCATTACCTAGTAAAGTAAATTACTCATGGATAGAAAAAGTTTTGGAAAATGGTATAAATGATGGTAGAAAAAGGTTTATCCTTTACGTAGCTTCTAGATATTTAGTTAATGTAAAAGGATTAAGCGAAGATGAAGCATTAGAAAGACTAAAGGAATTTTATTATAAAAATGGTTCTGGAAAAATATACGATGCATGGATAAGGTCAGTAATAAAAGGTGTTAAGTCAAAAGGACTTAGGCCACCGTCACTGAAAAAATTGCAAGAAAAAGATAGAGAATTGTATGAAGAAGTTTCTAAGATTTTAAGTTAA
- a CDS encoding MarR family transcriptional regulator: MNARDKILALLDDKGELTDAEIAENLREDIEDIQLILKGMEKEGLVVQKQKGIIFKKKVYALTPTGLEKAKTIKEELQNKANKLMEAIQRGDDPQTIYEEFGDVLPLMMAMSLIDMMMLQSMLMFDFFNF; the protein is encoded by the coding sequence ATGAACGCAAGAGATAAAATACTAGCTTTACTTGACGATAAAGGAGAACTAACAGATGCGGAAATAGCTGAAAATTTAAGGGAAGATATAGAAGATATTCAACTGATTTTAAAGGGAATGGAAAAAGAAGGTTTAGTAGTACAGAAACAAAAAGGAATTATTTTTAAAAAGAAAGTTTATGCATTAACTCCTACAGGTTTAGAAAAAGCTAAGACTATAAAAGAAGAGTTACAAAACAAAGCTAATAAACTGATGGAAGCCATACAAAGAGGCGATGATCCACAGACAATATACGAAGAGTTTGGAGATGTACTTCCATTAATGATGGCTATGTCATTAATAGACATGATGATGCTTCAAAGCATGTTAATGTTCGATTTCTTCAACTTTTAA